In a single window of the Olivibacter sp. SDN3 genome:
- a CDS encoding RagB/SusD family nutrient uptake outer membrane protein has translation MKNLNIYIVCLLSAVWLACAKLEQVPDGINTTDNLFKSESDARAAVNAMYSSLGSPDIYNQFNETIQSQGTDDAEWGFGRNTSNVDKLAMDKFSFTATSDLVYRYWEVHYRNINRANIALKHIPQIDFAEEKRAQYLGEAHFIRGLMYFNLVRLYGAVPIVLEATESLDDLQIARAPIETVYEQIVADFVFAKEHLPLNYETAELGRATKGAAMALLTKVYLTNKGYQQAVNEAKEITDMGQYNLWPSYKEVFEITNENKVESIFEIQYLSLGASGNTNGSSYAGYFKPSALVIPPPPDGFGGFGDNPVTLNHFQAYPEGDLRRDVNVLHVPAAPASIRYPYYVNKYQDPDAFNVDDGGNNYYIARYADVLLMYAEALHELQPGSVEAYDAFNQVRRRAYSLPLSLASDHDLTPGLSVEQFRDSILLERRLEFAFEGHRRFDLLRMGKLKEAMNRQDPTVTVQDWHVLLPVPQDELMVNPLLDQNEGY, from the coding sequence ATGAAGAATTTAAATATTTATATCGTTTGTCTGCTATCCGCTGTATGGCTTGCCTGCGCTAAATTGGAGCAGGTGCCAGATGGTATTAATACAACGGATAACCTCTTTAAAAGCGAGAGCGATGCACGGGCGGCGGTCAACGCGATGTACTCTTCGCTGGGCTCGCCTGATATCTATAACCAGTTTAATGAAACCATACAATCGCAGGGAACCGATGATGCAGAGTGGGGCTTCGGGCGGAATACATCCAATGTGGATAAGCTGGCAATGGATAAGTTTTCATTTACGGCTACGAGCGATCTGGTTTACCGTTACTGGGAGGTGCATTACCGCAATATAAACCGGGCAAATATTGCCTTGAAACATATTCCACAGATAGATTTTGCCGAGGAGAAAAGAGCGCAGTATCTGGGGGAGGCGCATTTTATCAGGGGTTTGATGTATTTTAACCTGGTGCGCTTATATGGCGCAGTACCGATCGTGCTGGAAGCAACAGAATCGCTGGATGATCTCCAGATCGCACGGGCACCGATAGAAACGGTCTATGAACAGATTGTAGCTGATTTTGTCTTTGCCAAGGAGCACCTTCCATTAAATTATGAGACTGCAGAATTGGGAAGGGCTACGAAAGGGGCAGCCATGGCTTTGCTGACAAAGGTTTATCTGACGAATAAAGGCTATCAACAGGCGGTGAATGAGGCAAAGGAAATCACTGATATGGGGCAGTATAACTTATGGCCAAGCTATAAAGAGGTCTTCGAAATAACCAATGAAAACAAGGTAGAATCTATTTTTGAGATTCAATACCTGAGCTTGGGCGCTTCCGGTAATACCAATGGCTCGTCCTATGCGGGTTATTTTAAACCTTCGGCTTTGGTCATACCACCACCGCCGGATGGTTTTGGCGGTTTTGGCGATAATCCGGTGACCTTGAATCATTTTCAGGCTTATCCGGAGGGTGATCTAAGACGCGATGTGAACGTGCTGCACGTGCCTGCGGCACCCGCCTCTATCCGCTATCCTTATTACGTAAACAAGTATCAGGATCCCGATGCTTTTAATGTTGATGATGGCGGGAATAATTATTACATCGCCCGCTATGCAGATGTATTATTGATGTATGCAGAGGCGCTACATGAGCTGCAACCGGGTAGCGTTGAAGCTTATGATGCTTTTAATCAGGTGCGGAGAAGAGCGTATAGCCTGCCGCTATCACTTGCCTCGGATCACGACCTCACACCGGGACTGTCTGTCGAGCAGTTCAGGGATAGCATTCTGTTGGAACGCCGCCTGGAATTTGCATTTGAAGGGCATCGGCGCTTCGACCTCCTCCGTATGGGCAAACTGAAGGAAGCCATGAACAGGCAAGATCCGACCGTTACGGTGCAGGACTGGCACGTTCTGTTGCCTGTTCCTCAAGACGAGCTAATGGTAAATCCCCTGCTCGATCAAAATGAAGGGTATTAA